From one Colletotrichum destructivum chromosome 3, complete sequence genomic stretch:
- a CDS encoding Putative anoctamin — protein MASFRDLYSNEKTKGLDSNFGVDFVINYKIPQDDRASAEASFVQLIEALTHVGLTTEVRRGDKQSVLVFIKIADKFLDDQVYRSRLQDWLQGARTTSSDKDLSQALRDEPVSDAERLRLIYLLMVKPKNEGGAGITPQSGRWKHVDSIFPLHNHSFNKQWIKRMSTKGQTDEADLDEIRDKFGESVAFYFAFMHTYFKFLTVPAAAGFAAWVLLGQFSWLYALVSCLWSVVFFEFWKKKQVDLAVQWGVRGVSNIQHPRPQFEFERQAEDPITGEPVKIYSPIKRLQTQLLQIPFAAACILVLGTLIVTCNSLEIFINEVYNGPFQSYLAFLPTIILVVMTPTFSTVLTKFATKLTDMENYETIDAHHAALVQKEFVLNFLTSYMALFFTTFVYLPFGDRLTPYLDFWRSTAQKITPKDVNFQTQEFVINPERISKQMFYFTVTAQVVNFATEVIVPYVKRQVSQEVREVQSKIAKEDNAAKVQDHPEEAAFLERVRKEAQLETYDVTGDYREMVIQFGYLSLFSVAWPLTACCFLVNNWVEMRSDAVKIAISSRRPIPWRADSIGPWLDALGFLSWLGSITSASIVFLCSSSGKGSGARGTPGSIQAWGLLLSILLAEHFYFAAQFGARLVMKKLDSPGLQKEKKERFMMKKRLLEENLGQGVSDQAATPGIEKTEMITLKALEEEARRLSTQGHGGPEEAFWLRQRGMNETIQIGRNLISQSISGNSTKA, from the exons ATGGCGAGCTTTCGAGACCTGTATAGCAATGAAAAGACCAAAGGTCTGGACTCTAACTTTGGTGTTGACTTTGTCATCAACTACAAGATTCCGCAAGATG ACCGAGCAAGTGCCGAAGCGAGCTTCGTCCAGCTCATCGAAGCCCTGACCCATGTCGGCCTGACCACCGAGGTCCGGAGAGGCGACAAGCAGTCCGTCCTCGTGTTCATCAAGATCGCCGACAagttcctcgacgaccaaGTCTACCGATCCCGACTGCAGGATTGGCTTCAGGGCGCCCGGACCACGAGCTCGGACAAGGACCTTTCTCAGGCCCTCCGCGATGAACCCGtctccgacgccgagcgcCTGCGTCTCATATACTTGCTGATGGTGAAGCCCAAGAACGAGGGTGGCGCCGGCATCACACCCCAGTCAGGCCGCTGGAAGCACGTCGACAGTATCTTCCCCCTGCACAACCATTCCTTCAATAAGCAGTGGATCAAGCGCATGAGCACAAAGGGCCAGaccgacgaggccgacctcgacgaaaTCCGCGACAAGTTCGGCGAGAGCGTCGCCTTCTACTTTGCCTTCATGCACACCTACTTCAAGTTCCTcaccgtccccgccgccgccggcttcgccgcctGGGTACTCCTCGGCCAGTTCTCGTGGCTCTACGCCCTCGTTAGCTGCCTGTGGtccgtcgtcttctttgAGTtttggaagaagaagcaggtcGACCTTGCGGTGCAGTGGGGCGTCCGCGGCGTCTCCAACATCCAGCACCCCCGTCCGCAGTTCGAGTTCGAGCGTCAAGCTGAGGACCCCATCACCGGAGAGCCCGTCAAGATTTACTCGCCCATCAAGCGCCTGCAGACCCAGCTGTTGCAGATCCCCTTCGCGGCCGCCTGCATATTGGTGCTCGGGACCCTTATCGTGACGTGCAACTCGCTCGAGATCTTCATCAACGAGGTATACAACGGGCCGTTCCAGTCATACCTGGCCTTCCTCCCGACCATCATCCTGGTTGTCATGACGCCCACCTTTTCTACCGTGCTCACAAAGTTCGCGACAAAACTCACTGACATGGAGAACTACGAGACGATCGATG CGCATCACGCGGCCTTGGTCCAGAAGGAGTTCGTCCTGAACTTCTTGACCTCCTACATGGCCCTGTTTTTCACCACCTTCGTCTACCTGCCCTTCGGCGACCGCCTCACCCCCTACCTTGACTTCTGGCGGTCAACTGCACAGAAGATCACCCCAAAGGACGTAAATTTCCAGACGCAAGAATTCGTCATCAACCCCGAAAGGATTAGCAAGCAGATGTTCTACTTCACCGTGACCGCCCAGGTTGTCAACTTCGCTACTGAGGTGATTGTGCCTTACGTCAAGCGCCAGGTATCTCAGGAAGTCAGAGAGGTGCAGTCAAagatcgccaaggaggacaacgccgccaaggtcCAGGACCACCCGGAAGAAGCTGCTTTCCTGGAGCGGGTGAGAAAAGAAGCCCAGCTGGAAACCTACGACGTCACTGGCGATTACCGAGAGATGGTCATCCAATTCGGCTACCTTTCGCTCTTCTCCGTGGCCTGGCCCCTGACGGCTTGCTGTTTTCTGGTCAACAACTGGGTCGAAATGAGATCCGATGCGGTCAAGATTGCcatcagcagcaggaggCCCATCCCCTGGCGCGCCGACTCGATTGGCCCTTGGCTCGATGCCCTTGGCTTCCTGTCCTGGCTCGGGAGCATCACCAGCGCATCGATTGTCTTCCTTTGCAGCTCCAGCGGCAAGGGCAGTGGAGCGCGTGGCACCCCTGGCAGCATTCAGGCATGGGGTCTGCTCCTCAGCATCCTCTTGGCCGAACACTTTTATTTCGCAGCGCAGTTTGGTGCCCGCCTCGTCATGAAGAAGTTGGACAGCCCCGGGTTgcagaaggaaaagaaggagcGATtcatgatgaagaagaggctcCTCGAAGAGAACTTGGGCCAGGGCGTCTCGGACCAAGCCGCCACTCCTGGTATCGAGAAGACAGAGATGATCACGTTGAAGGCtctggaggaggaagctcGCAGACTGTCAACACAAGGCCACGGAGGCCCCGAGGAAGC ATTCTGGCTGCGCCAGCGAGGCATGAACGAGACCATCCAGATCGGTCGCAACTTGATTTCTCAG AGCATTTCTGGAAACTCGACCAAGGCGTGA